A region from the Vicia villosa cultivar HV-30 ecotype Madison, WI linkage group LG3, Vvil1.0, whole genome shotgun sequence genome encodes:
- the LOC131661027 gene encoding calcium-dependent mitochondrial ATP-magnesium/phosphate carrier protein 3 isoform X1: MGGGRVKNNNPTNVSMDHVLEALGETKEERDIRIRSLFNFFDAGNNGYLNYGQIETGLSALQIPGEYKYARELFKVCDSNSDGRVDYNEFRRYMDAKELELYCIFQAIDVAHNGSILPEELWDALDRAGIEMDEEELARFVEHVDKDNNGTITFEEWRDFLLLYPHEATIENIYHHWERVYQVDIGDQAVIPEDISKHAHRSKYFIAGGIAGATSRTVTAPLDRLKVVLQVQTTRSSAMSAVTTIWKQDRLRGFFRGNGLNVVKVAPESAIKFYAFEMLKNVIGDAQGNKSDIGAAGRLLAGGVAGGIAQTAIYPLDLIKTRLQTCASEGGRAPNLGTLTKNIWIQEGPRAFYRGLLPSVIGMIPYAGIDLAVYDTLKDMSRRYIIHDNDPGPLIQLGCGTISGTLGATCVYPLQVIRTRLQAQPSNSSDAYKGMFDAFCRTFQHEGFRGFYKGLLPNLLKVVPAASITYMVYERMKKNLDLE; the protein is encoded by the exons ATGGGTGGGGGAAGAGTCAAAAACAACAACCCCACGAATGTTTCAATGGATCACGTGCTTGAGGCTTTAGGTGAAACGAAAGAAGAAAGGGATATTCGAATTCGGAGCCTGTTCAATTTCTTCGATGCCGGGAACAATGGGTACTTGAATTATGGTCAGATAGAGACAGGGCTATCGGCATTGCAAATTCCAGGAGAGTACAAATACGCGAGGGAGCTTTTCAAGGTTTGTGATTCGAACAGCGACGGTAGGGTTGATTACAATGAGTTTCGTCGGTATATGGATGCTAAGGAATTGGAACTTTACTGCATCTTTCAAGCGATTGATGTGGCACATAATGGTAGTATTCTTCCTGAAGAGCTTTGGGATGCACTTGATAGGGCTG GGATTGAAATGGATGAAGAGGAGCTTGCTCGTTTCGTGGAGCATGTTGACAAAGACAATAATGGAACTATCACTTTTGAAGAATGGAGAGATTTTCTTCTACTTTACCCTCACGAAGCAACTATCGAAAATATATATCACCACTGGGAGAGAGTGTACCAAGTAGACATCGGAGATCAAGCTGTCATTCCTGAAGACATTAGCAAGCACGCTCACCGGAGCAAATATTTTATTGCTGGAGGAATAGCAGGCGCTACGTCGCGTACAGTTACTGCTCCTCTCGATCGTCTGAAGGTGGTCTTGCAAGTCCAAACTACACGTTCTTCCGCCATGTCAGCAGTTACGACAATATGGAAGCAAGATAGGTTAAGGGGTTTTTTCCGAGGTAATGGGTTGAACGTTGTGAAGGTAGCACCAGAAAGTGCCATCAAATTCTATGCTTTTGAAATGTTGAAAAATGTAATTGGAGATGCTCAAGGCAACAAGTCCGATATCGGTGCTGCTGGGAGGCTTTTAGCAGGTGGCGTGGCTGGTGGAATTGCTCAGACTGCAATCTATCCATTGGATCTTatcaaaactaggttacaaactTGTGCCTCTGAAGGTGGAAGAGCTCCTAATCTTGGAACACTCACAAAGAATATATGGATTCAAGAGGGGCCTCGAGCTTTCTACCGAGGACTTCTTCCGTCTGTGATCGGCATGATTCCTTATGCTGGCATTGATCTCGCCGTTTATGATACCTTGAAAGATATGTCCAGGAGATATATTATTCACGATAATG ATCCTGGTCCTCTAATACAACTAGGATGTGGAACAATTTCTGGAACCCTTGGAGCTACTTGTGTCTATCCGCTGCAGGTTATTCGTACTAG GCTGCAGGCACAACCGTCAAACAGTTCCGATGCGTACAAGGGGATGTTTGATGCATTTTGCAGAACTTTTCAGCATGAAGGCTTTAGAGGTTTCTACAAAGGACTCCTTCCAAATCTACTGAAAGTTGTGCCAGCTGCTAGCATTACttacatggtctatgaaaggatGAAGAAAAATCTCGATCTAGAGTAG
- the LOC131661029 gene encoding uncharacterized protein At4g14100-like translates to MASAIKHSCTVVLLTILLFSASTSTAELLPPIWPDQFHSVLFMNQSGTLQKIDLWYDWPNGRNFNIIQDQLNEVVVYDLEWNNGTSFVYTLHPSDRHCKILYPGVGILRRNWLDGATYLGQEKVDNFVCNVWEKADFIVYYEDAVTRRPVKWIFSSGYTAHVMTFEVGAVLEDSNWQAPVYCFNQTEKILESAAVRGDSFGSLMRGKFDDVRDI, encoded by the exons ATGGCCTCTGCAATAAAACACTCATGTACGGTAGTATTACTCACCATCCTTCTCTTCTCCGCTTCAACTTCCACGGCGGAGCTACTTCCGCCTATTTGGCCGGACCAGTTCCATTCCGTTCTGTTCATGAACCAGAGCGGAACCCTCCAGAAAATTGACCTATGGTACGACTGGCCTAACGGCCGAAACTTCAACATCATCCAGGATCAACTCAACGAAGTCGTCGTTTACGATCTCGAATGGAACAACGGCACCTCTTTCGTCTACACTCTCCATCCCTCCGACCGCCACTGCAAGATCCTCTACCCTGGCGTCGGTATTCTCCGCCGTAATTGGCTTGACGGTGCCACCTATTTAGGTCAAGAGAAAGTTGATAATTTCGTCTGTAATGTTTGGGAGAAAGCTGATTTTATTGTGTATTATGAAGATGCTGTAACAAGAAGACCTGTTAAGTGGATCTTCTCCTCAG GATATACGGCTCATGTGATGACATTTGAGGTTGGAGCAGTGCTTGAGGATTCGAATTGGCAGGCTCCCGTGTACTGTTTCAATCAGACTGAGAAGATTTTGGAATCTGCTGCTGTTCGTGGCGATTCTTTCGGGAGTTTGATGAGAGGCAAATTCGACGATGTTCGTGACATTTAA
- the LOC131661028 gene encoding (+)-neomenthol dehydrogenase-like: MGHKDKSRKDKRLQEISLLRTIPYSDHQRWWSKETIAVVTGGNRGIGFEISRQLADHGVTVVLTSRDASVGVESTKVLQEGGLDVDCHQLDILDSSSVNEFAEWLKEKYGGLDILVNNAGVNSNSGSEIEVENARKCIETNYYGTKRMIEAMMPLMKKSAAGARIVNVSSRLARVSGKRNRIENEALREKLSDVESLSEEFIEETINIFLQQVEDGSWKTEGWPQTFTDYTVSKLAMNTYTRYMAKKLADRPEGEKIYINCYCPGWVKTALTGYAGSVTVEQGADTGVWIALVPDQEITGKFFAERREINF, encoded by the exons ATGGGGCACAAAGATAAATCACGTAAAGACAAGAGATTGCAAGAGATCTCCCTTTTGAGAACCATTCCTTATTCCGATCACCAGAG GTGGTGGTCTAAGGAAACCATTGCTGTGGTTACTGGTGGAAATAGAGGAATTGGTTTTGAGATTTCGAGACAACTTGCTGATCATGGAGTCACAGTTGTGTTGACATCAAGAGATGCTAGTGTTGGTGTTGAATCAACTAAGGTCTTACAAGAAGGTGGTTTGGATGTGGATTGTCATCAACTTGATATATTAGATTCTTCATCTGTCAACGAGTTCGCTGAATGGTTGAAGGAAAAATACGGTGGTCTAGATATTCTG GTAAATAATGCTGGTGTTAACTCCAATTCGGGATCTGAAATCGAGGTTGAAAATGCGCGTAAATGTATAGAAACAAATTATTATGGAACCAAGAGAATGATTGAAGCTATGATGCCATTGATGAAGAAATCTGCTGCTGGTGCTCGTATCGTAAATGTGAGTTCGCGTTTAGCTCGAGTAAGCGGCAAACGAAAT AGAATAGAAAATGAGGCATTGAGGGAGAAACTAAGCGACGTGGAATCTCTTTCGGAGGAGTTTATCGAAgaaactataaatatttttctacAACAAGTTGAAGACGGAAGTTGGAAAACAGAAGGGTGGCCTCAAACATTTACCGATTATACAGTATCAAAGCTTGCAATGAATACATATACAAGGTATATGGCAAAGAAGCTTGCTGATAGGCCAGAGGGTGAAAAGATTTATATAAATTGTTACTGTCCTGGTTGGGTGAAAACTGCATTAACAGGTTATGCAGGAAGTGTTACTGTTGAACAAGGGGCTGATACTGGTGTTTGGATTGCACTTGTTCCTGATCAAGAGATTACTGGCAAGTTTTTTGCAGAAAGAAGAGAGATTAACTTTTGA
- the LOC131661027 gene encoding calcium-dependent mitochondrial ATP-magnesium/phosphate carrier protein 3 isoform X2 encodes MDEEELARFVEHVDKDNNGTITFEEWRDFLLLYPHEATIENIYHHWERVYQVDIGDQAVIPEDISKHAHRSKYFIAGGIAGATSRTVTAPLDRLKVVLQVQTTRSSAMSAVTTIWKQDRLRGFFRGNGLNVVKVAPESAIKFYAFEMLKNVIGDAQGNKSDIGAAGRLLAGGVAGGIAQTAIYPLDLIKTRLQTCASEGGRAPNLGTLTKNIWIQEGPRAFYRGLLPSVIGMIPYAGIDLAVYDTLKDMSRRYIIHDNDPGPLIQLGCGTISGTLGATCVYPLQVIRTRLQAQPSNSSDAYKGMFDAFCRTFQHEGFRGFYKGLLPNLLKVVPAASITYMVYERMKKNLDLE; translated from the exons ATGGATGAAGAGGAGCTTGCTCGTTTCGTGGAGCATGTTGACAAAGACAATAATGGAACTATCACTTTTGAAGAATGGAGAGATTTTCTTCTACTTTACCCTCACGAAGCAACTATCGAAAATATATATCACCACTGGGAGAGAGTGTACCAAGTAGACATCGGAGATCAAGCTGTCATTCCTGAAGACATTAGCAAGCACGCTCACCGGAGCAAATATTTTATTGCTGGAGGAATAGCAGGCGCTACGTCGCGTACAGTTACTGCTCCTCTCGATCGTCTGAAGGTGGTCTTGCAAGTCCAAACTACACGTTCTTCCGCCATGTCAGCAGTTACGACAATATGGAAGCAAGATAGGTTAAGGGGTTTTTTCCGAGGTAATGGGTTGAACGTTGTGAAGGTAGCACCAGAAAGTGCCATCAAATTCTATGCTTTTGAAATGTTGAAAAATGTAATTGGAGATGCTCAAGGCAACAAGTCCGATATCGGTGCTGCTGGGAGGCTTTTAGCAGGTGGCGTGGCTGGTGGAATTGCTCAGACTGCAATCTATCCATTGGATCTTatcaaaactaggttacaaactTGTGCCTCTGAAGGTGGAAGAGCTCCTAATCTTGGAACACTCACAAAGAATATATGGATTCAAGAGGGGCCTCGAGCTTTCTACCGAGGACTTCTTCCGTCTGTGATCGGCATGATTCCTTATGCTGGCATTGATCTCGCCGTTTATGATACCTTGAAAGATATGTCCAGGAGATATATTATTCACGATAATG ATCCTGGTCCTCTAATACAACTAGGATGTGGAACAATTTCTGGAACCCTTGGAGCTACTTGTGTCTATCCGCTGCAGGTTATTCGTACTAG GCTGCAGGCACAACCGTCAAACAGTTCCGATGCGTACAAGGGGATGTTTGATGCATTTTGCAGAACTTTTCAGCATGAAGGCTTTAGAGGTTTCTACAAAGGACTCCTTCCAAATCTACTGAAAGTTGTGCCAGCTGCTAGCATTACttacatggtctatgaaaggatGAAGAAAAATCTCGATCTAGAGTAG